The following proteins are co-located in the Streptomyces sp. DT2A-34 genome:
- a CDS encoding response regulator transcription factor, which translates to MTDGVIRVALVVDQALMRAGFRALLDAEDGIEVVGEAADGERGLELIRAQVPDIALVDVQMPVMTGIEATRQIAADPALAAVRVVILTNYGHDEYVFEALRAGASGFLLKDTEPADLLQAIEVVARGEALLSPSVTRTLIGEFVSRPPDRATAPGLECLTRREREVTALAARGLTNEEIAEHMVISPFTAKTHISRAMTKLGARDRAQLVVFAYESGLVAVRGGDHRLE; encoded by the coding sequence ATGACGGACGGCGTGATCAGGGTGGCGCTCGTCGTCGACCAGGCGCTGATGCGGGCGGGCTTCCGGGCCCTGCTGGACGCCGAGGACGGCATCGAGGTGGTCGGCGAGGCGGCGGACGGGGAGCGGGGCCTGGAGCTGATCCGCGCCCAGGTCCCCGACATCGCGCTGGTCGACGTACAGATGCCGGTGATGACGGGCATCGAGGCGACACGCCAGATCGCCGCGGATCCGGCACTGGCGGCGGTCCGTGTGGTGATCCTGACCAACTACGGCCACGACGAGTACGTCTTCGAGGCCCTGCGGGCCGGCGCGAGCGGCTTCCTCCTGAAGGACACCGAACCGGCCGACCTGCTCCAGGCGATCGAGGTGGTGGCACGCGGCGAGGCGCTGCTGTCCCCGTCGGTCACCCGCACCCTGATCGGCGAGTTCGTCTCCCGCCCACCCGACCGGGCCACCGCGCCCGGCCTGGAGTGCCTGACGCGCCGCGAACGCGAGGTGACGGCGTTGGCGGCGCGGGGTCTGACCAACGAGGAGATCGCCGAGCACATGGTGATCAGCCCGTTTACGGCGAAGACCCACATCAGCAGGGCGATGACGAAGTTGGGGGCGCGGGATCGGGCGCAGTTGGTGGTGTTCGCCTATGAGTCGGGGCTGGTGGCGGTGCGGGGCGGAGATCACCGGTTGGAGTGA
- a CDS encoding sensor histidine kinase — MSGYRITRERLADMTVAVVVGVITVLTAVADDRAGLVDCVLIGAGSLALAAHRAAPRAVLAVAAGCLLAEVVHAGPAASLAVPVVGAVHTASRTGHRGTVAAAAAVFLGGYVAAGSAGSDVTREALLLAGWFLCAVVTGLADRNWQAYLRQTEQRALEAERTREEAALRRAGEERLRIARELHDSLTHSISIVKLQAGVAVHLARKRGEEVPPALLAIQEASGEAMRELRATLEVLRTDEPTGTPALLVERARAAGLAVELTVTGQERPLAATVDRAMYRIVQEALTNAARHAGPAKVTVQLVYGEGELTICVEDDGSADPAGPPTPGIGLTGMRERVTALGGTLDAAPRAEGGFAVRVWLPLEETA; from the coding sequence ATGAGCGGGTATCGGATCACACGCGAGCGGCTCGCCGACATGACCGTCGCGGTCGTGGTCGGCGTGATCACCGTGCTCACCGCCGTGGCGGACGACCGGGCGGGGCTCGTGGACTGCGTGCTGATCGGGGCCGGTTCGCTGGCCCTGGCCGCGCATCGCGCCGCTCCTCGCGCGGTTCTCGCCGTCGCCGCCGGCTGCCTGCTCGCCGAGGTCGTCCACGCAGGGCCCGCCGCCAGTCTGGCCGTCCCCGTGGTGGGGGCGGTGCACACGGCGTCGCGGACCGGACACCGGGGCACGGTAGCAGCGGCCGCCGCCGTCTTCCTCGGCGGATACGTGGCGGCGGGCTCGGCGGGCTCGGACGTCACGCGGGAGGCGCTGCTGCTCGCCGGCTGGTTCCTGTGCGCGGTGGTGACCGGCCTGGCCGACCGCAACTGGCAGGCGTATCTGCGCCAGACCGAGCAGCGCGCCCTGGAGGCCGAACGCACCCGGGAGGAGGCGGCGTTGCGCCGAGCGGGCGAGGAACGACTGCGCATAGCACGGGAGTTGCACGACTCCCTCACCCACAGCATCTCGATCGTCAAGCTCCAGGCGGGCGTCGCCGTGCACCTGGCCCGCAAGCGCGGCGAGGAGGTGCCGCCCGCGCTGCTCGCCATCCAGGAGGCGAGCGGGGAGGCGATGCGCGAGCTGCGTGCCACGCTGGAGGTGCTGCGCACGGACGAGCCCACCGGCACACCCGCGCTGCTCGTGGAGCGGGCGCGGGCGGCGGGCCTCGCCGTCGAGTTGACGGTGACGGGACAGGAGCGGCCGCTGGCGGCGACGGTCGACCGGGCGATGTACCGCATCGTCCAGGAAGCCTTGACGAACGCGGCGCGGCACGCGGGACCGGCGAAGGTGACCGTGCAACTCGTCTACGGCGAGGGGGAGTTGACGATATGCGTCGAGGACGACGGCTCCGCCGACCCGGCCGGCCCACCCACCCCCGGCATCGGTCTGACCGGCATGCGTGAACGGGTCACCGCCCTCGGCGGCACCCTGGACGCCGCCCCGCGCGCGGAGGGCGGGTTCGCGGTGCGGGTATGGCTGCCGCTGGAGGAGACGGCATGA
- a CDS encoding carboxymuconolactone decarboxylase family protein, protein MPTPFRYTAPLPAKSATGTVAEVYTQIALDFGIAEPVTFVVLSSAPELLAPTWALMRESLIAGAGGRTGKELVALGVSLANKCPFCVDAHTVLLHATGDHALAERLARGEQPHDEEHARLLAWGQYTRVPGAALEPYPFPRAHAPAYLGTALTFHFINRIASALLTENLLPAGAQRFRAVRSLTGRTLARTVRRPARPGTALALLDHVDPGEAPAWAGGTPVGLAYAALLRAAMSGAGLLDTDDHHIVEQTLQDWDGTHPPLSLDGFPDRRERPAARLALLAALAPYRITDEDVAAWRRPEHTDHCLVHLVAYGAFVAVDRIESSLSAQITRQPT, encoded by the coding sequence ATGCCCACACCCTTCCGATACACCGCACCCCTCCCGGCGAAGTCGGCCACCGGCACCGTCGCCGAGGTGTACACCCAGATCGCCCTGGACTTCGGCATCGCCGAGCCCGTCACCTTCGTGGTGCTGTCCTCCGCGCCCGAACTCCTCGCCCCCACCTGGGCTTTGATGCGCGAGTCGCTCATCGCCGGGGCCGGCGGCCGGACCGGCAAGGAGCTGGTGGCCCTCGGGGTGTCGCTCGCCAACAAGTGCCCGTTCTGCGTGGACGCGCACACCGTGCTGCTGCACGCCACCGGCGACCACGCGCTCGCCGAACGCCTGGCCCGCGGGGAGCAGCCGCACGACGAGGAGCACGCGCGCCTGCTCGCCTGGGGGCAGTACACGCGCGTGCCCGGCGCCGCCCTGGAGCCGTACCCCTTCCCCCGCGCGCACGCCCCCGCCTATCTCGGCACCGCGCTCACCTTCCACTTCATCAACCGGATCGCGTCGGCCCTGCTGACCGAGAACCTGCTCCCCGCGGGCGCCCAGCGTTTCCGGGCGGTACGCAGCCTCACGGGCCGTACGCTCGCCCGGACCGTGCGCCGCCCCGCCCGGCCCGGCACCGCCCTCGCGCTGCTCGACCACGTCGACCCCGGCGAGGCCCCCGCATGGGCGGGCGGCACACCCGTCGGCCTCGCGTACGCGGCGCTGCTCAGGGCGGCCATGAGCGGCGCGGGCCTGCTCGACACCGACGACCACCACATCGTGGAGCAAACCCTCCAGGACTGGGACGGGACACATCCCCCGCTCTCCCTGGACGGGTTCCCGGACCGCAGGGAGCGTCCGGCGGCGCGCCTGGCCCTGCTGGCCGCCCTCGCGCCGTACCGCATCACGGACGAGGACGTGGCGGCCTGGCGCCGGCCGGAGCACACCGACCACTGCCTGGTGCATCTCGTCGCGTACGGCGCCTTCGTGGCCGTGGACCGCATCGAAAGCTCACTTTCCGCCCAAATCACCCGGCAGCCTACGTAA
- a CDS encoding NCS1 family nucleobase:cation symporter-1: MTDTVPTGSPISQSADTGGRIELAPEAFPADSPFANEDLRPVPVSERKWTTYNFAALWISMAHCIPSWTLASGLVALGMDWKQAVFTIALANIIVLLPMLATGHAGPKYGIPFPVLARASFGLRGANIPALIRAAVACGWFGIQTWIGGSGIFALGSKLTGGGWENASKVAGNPWPLWLCFLLFWAAQIAIIYRGMDFLRHFENWAAPFVIVGALVLLVWIAVKADGFGALLDQPSKLGWGPDFWPVFFPSLMGMIGFWATLSLNIPDFTRFGASQKAQTWGQSLGLPTTMTLFAVLAVLVTSGSEVVYGEAIWDPVTLAAKTDSVFGLLFALIVVLVATISVNIAANVVSPAYDLANLAPKLINFRTGALITGVIGVLIFPWKLISTPEFYIFTWLGVVGGLLGTVAGILIADYWIVRRTVLHLADLYTPGGRYWYSSGWNWRAIAAFLVGGVLAVGGSYSGVGADGAKTGPFPVDGLIPFLKPLADYGWAVGLGASLVLYVVLMAGHKERVEA; the protein is encoded by the coding sequence ATGACCGACACAGTCCCCACGGGGTCACCGATATCCCAGTCCGCCGACACCGGCGGACGCATCGAGCTCGCCCCCGAGGCATTCCCCGCCGACAGCCCCTTCGCCAACGAGGATCTGCGTCCCGTCCCGGTCTCCGAGCGCAAGTGGACGACGTACAACTTCGCGGCACTGTGGATCTCCATGGCCCACTGCATCCCGAGCTGGACCCTGGCCTCCGGGCTGGTCGCGCTCGGCATGGACTGGAAGCAGGCCGTCTTCACCATCGCGCTGGCCAACATCATCGTGCTGCTGCCGATGCTGGCGACCGGGCATGCCGGACCCAAGTACGGCATACCGTTCCCGGTGCTGGCGCGGGCCTCCTTCGGGCTGCGCGGTGCCAACATCCCGGCGTTGATCCGGGCGGCCGTGGCCTGTGGCTGGTTCGGCATCCAGACCTGGATCGGCGGCAGCGGCATCTTCGCCCTGGGCTCCAAGCTCACCGGCGGCGGGTGGGAGAACGCAAGCAAGGTCGCGGGCAATCCCTGGCCCCTGTGGCTGTGTTTCCTCCTCTTCTGGGCCGCGCAGATCGCCATCATCTACCGAGGCATGGACTTCCTGCGGCACTTCGAGAACTGGGCCGCGCCCTTCGTGATCGTCGGTGCCCTCGTGCTGCTGGTCTGGATCGCGGTCAAGGCGGACGGCTTCGGCGCGCTGCTCGACCAGCCCTCGAAGCTCGGCTGGGGCCCCGACTTCTGGCCGGTCTTCTTCCCGTCCCTCATGGGAATGATCGGCTTTTGGGCTACTTTGTCGCTGAATATTCCTGACTTCACCCGCTTCGGCGCCAGTCAGAAGGCGCAGACCTGGGGCCAGTCCCTCGGCCTGCCCACCACGATGACCCTCTTCGCGGTCCTCGCCGTGCTGGTCACCTCCGGCTCCGAGGTGGTCTACGGCGAGGCGATCTGGGACCCGGTCACCCTCGCCGCCAAGACGGACAGCGTCTTCGGTCTGCTCTTCGCCCTCATCGTCGTCCTGGTCGCCACGATCTCCGTGAACATCGCGGCGAACGTGGTCTCCCCGGCCTACGACCTCGCGAACCTGGCGCCGAAGCTCATCAACTTCCGTACGGGCGCGCTGATCACCGGAGTCATCGGCGTGCTGATCTTCCCGTGGAAGCTGATCTCCACCCCCGAGTTCTACATCTTCACCTGGCTCGGCGTGGTCGGCGGCCTGCTCGGCACGGTCGCGGGCATCCTGATCGCCGACTACTGGATCGTCCGCCGCACGGTCCTGCACCTCGCCGACCTGTACACGCCCGGCGGGCGCTACTGGTACTCGTCCGGCTGGAACTGGCGCGCGATCGCCGCCTTCCTGGTCGGCGGCGTCCTCGCGGTCGGCGGCTCGTACTCGGGCGTCGGCGCCGACGGCGCGAAGACCGGACCGTTCCCGGTGGACGGACTGATCCCGTTCCTCAAGCCGCTCGCCGACTACGGCTGGGCGGTGGGCCTGGGCGCCTCGCTGGTGCTGTACGTGGTGCTGATGGCCGGACACAAGGAACGCGTCGAGGCCTGA
- a CDS encoding TIGR03842 family LLM class F420-dependent oxidoreductase yields the protein MDFGLVLQTDPPASRVVSLMKRAERSGFTYGWTFDSAVLWQEPFVIYSQILANTQKLTVGPMVTNPGTRTWEVTASTFATLNDMFGNRTVCGIGRGDSAMRVAGRKPNTLARISDAMKVIRALGRGEEADLGGGTVVRFPWIKEGAELPVWMAAYGPKALKMTGEEADGFILQLADLYLTEYMVKAVKDAAVAAGRDPDDVKICVAAPAYVTEDDSPEALAHAREQCRWFGGMVGNHVADLVAKYGEHSAAVPDELTDYIKAREGYDYSHHGRADNPDTQFVPDEIVDRFCLIGPVEKHIEKLNALRELGVDQFAVYDMHDAQEAVIDAYGSKVIPAVNS from the coding sequence ATGGACTTCGGACTCGTCCTGCAGACCGACCCGCCGGCCTCGCGGGTCGTCAGCCTGATGAAGCGCGCCGAGCGCAGCGGCTTCACCTACGGCTGGACCTTCGACTCCGCCGTGCTGTGGCAGGAGCCGTTCGTGATCTACAGCCAGATCCTCGCGAACACGCAGAAGCTGACGGTCGGCCCGATGGTGACCAACCCGGGCACCCGCACCTGGGAGGTCACCGCCTCCACCTTCGCCACCCTCAACGACATGTTCGGCAACCGCACGGTCTGCGGCATCGGCCGTGGCGACTCGGCGATGCGCGTCGCGGGCCGCAAACCCAACACGCTCGCCCGCATCAGCGATGCCATGAAGGTCATCCGGGCGCTGGGCCGCGGCGAGGAGGCCGACCTGGGCGGCGGCACGGTGGTCAGGTTCCCGTGGATCAAGGAGGGCGCCGAACTCCCCGTATGGATGGCGGCGTACGGGCCCAAGGCCCTGAAGATGACCGGTGAGGAGGCCGACGGTTTCATCCTGCAGCTCGCCGACCTGTATCTGACCGAGTACATGGTCAAGGCGGTGAAGGACGCGGCCGTCGCCGCCGGGCGCGACCCCGACGACGTCAAGATCTGCGTCGCCGCTCCCGCCTACGTCACCGAGGACGACTCGCCCGAGGCGCTCGCCCACGCGCGCGAGCAGTGCCGCTGGTTCGGCGGGATGGTCGGCAACCACGTCGCCGACCTGGTCGCCAAGTACGGGGAGCACTCCGCCGCCGTACCCGACGAACTCACCGACTACATCAAGGCGCGTGAGGGGTACGACTACTCCCACCACGGGCGCGCCGACAACCCGGACACCCAGTTCGTGCCCGACGAGATCGTCGACCGGTTCTGCCTCATCGGACCGGTCGAGAAACACATCGAGAAGCTGAACGCGCTGCGTGAGCTGGGCGTCGACCAGTTCGCCGTCTACGACATGCACGACGCGCAGGAAGCCGTCATCGACGCGTACGGCTCGAAGGTCATCCCCGCGGTCAACTCCTGA
- the hydA gene encoding dihydropyrimidinase, which yields MSSRTVIRGGLVITASDEIHADVLIEDGRIAALAASGTPAAESFTAEQIIDATGKYVIPGGVDAHTHMELPFGGTFASDTFETGTRAAAWGGTTTIIDFAVQSVGHSLREGLDAWHAKAEGNCAIDYGFHMIVSDVNQETLKEMDLLVEEGVTSFKQFMAYPGVFYSDDGQILRAMQRSAENGGLIMMHAENGIAIDVLVEQALARGETDPRYHGEVRKALLEAEATHRAIKLAQVAGAPLYVVHVSAMEAVAELARARDEGLNVFGETCPQYLFLSTDNLAEPDFEGSKYVCSTPLRPKEHQAKLWQGLRTNDLQVVSTDHCPFCFVGQKELGRGDFSKIPNGLPGVENRMDLLHQAVVDGHISRRRWIEIACATPARMFGMYPKKGTIAPGADADVVIYDPQAEQVMSAVTHHMNVDYSAYEGKRTTGRVETVLSRGELVITEREYTGHAGHGVYTPRSTCQYLN from the coding sequence ATGAGCAGCCGTACCGTCATCCGCGGTGGTCTCGTCATCACCGCGTCCGACGAGATCCACGCCGACGTGCTGATCGAGGACGGCCGCATCGCGGCCCTCGCCGCCTCCGGCACGCCGGCAGCCGAATCGTTCACTGCTGAGCAGATCATCGACGCCACCGGGAAGTACGTCATCCCCGGTGGCGTCGACGCCCACACCCACATGGAGCTGCCGTTCGGCGGCACCTTCGCCTCCGACACCTTCGAGACCGGCACCCGGGCCGCCGCCTGGGGCGGTACGACCACGATCATCGACTTCGCCGTGCAGAGCGTGGGCCACTCGCTGCGCGAGGGCCTGGACGCCTGGCACGCCAAGGCCGAGGGCAACTGCGCGATCGACTACGGCTTCCACATGATCGTCTCCGATGTGAACCAGGAGACGCTCAAGGAGATGGACCTGCTGGTCGAGGAGGGCGTGACCAGCTTCAAGCAGTTCATGGCCTACCCGGGGGTGTTCTACTCCGACGACGGCCAGATCCTGCGCGCCATGCAGCGCTCCGCCGAGAACGGCGGCCTGATCATGATGCACGCCGAGAACGGCATCGCGATCGACGTGCTGGTCGAGCAGGCGCTGGCGAGGGGGGAGACCGACCCGCGCTACCACGGGGAGGTGCGCAAGGCCCTGTTGGAGGCCGAGGCCACCCACCGTGCCATCAAGCTGGCCCAGGTGGCCGGGGCGCCCTTGTACGTCGTCCACGTCTCGGCGATGGAGGCAGTCGCCGAGCTGGCCAGGGCGCGCGACGAGGGACTCAACGTCTTCGGTGAGACCTGCCCGCAGTACCTGTTCCTGTCGACCGACAACCTCGCCGAGCCCGACTTCGAGGGCTCCAAGTACGTGTGCAGCACGCCCCTTCGCCCGAAGGAGCACCAGGCCAAGCTGTGGCAGGGGCTGCGGACGAACGATCTGCAGGTCGTCTCCACCGACCACTGCCCCTTCTGCTTCGTCGGCCAGAAGGAGCTGGGGCGAGGGGACTTCTCGAAGATCCCCAACGGCCTTCCCGGCGTGGAGAACCGGATGGACCTGCTCCACCAGGCCGTCGTCGACGGCCACATCTCGCGCCGCCGCTGGATCGAGATCGCCTGCGCGACACCGGCCCGGATGTTCGGCATGTACCCGAAGAAGGGCACGATCGCGCCGGGCGCGGACGCCGACGTCGTCATCTACGACCCGCAGGCCGAGCAGGTCATGTCCGCCGTCACGCACCACATGAACGTCGACTACTCGGCGTACGAGGGCAAGCGCACCACCGGCCGGGTCGAGACGGTCCTCTCGCGCGGCGAACTCGTCATCACCGAGCGGGAGTACACCGGGCACGCCGGGCACGGCGTCTACACCCCCCGCTCCACCTGTCAGTACCTCAACTAG
- a CDS encoding nitrilase-related carbon-nitrogen hydrolase, translating into MSRVIRAALFQTAWTGDKESMIRVHEQAARDAAAQGAQVLCFQELFYGPYFCQVQDKAFYEYAEQIPEGPIVQRFQALAKELGIVLILPMYEEEQPGVLYNTAAVIDADGSYLGKYRKHHIPQVPGFWEKFYFRPGNLGWPVFDTKVGKIGVYICYDRHFPEGWRALGLAGAEIVFNPSATSRGLSAYLWQLEQPAAAVANEYFVGAINRVGVEELGDNDFYGTTYFVDPEAQFVGEVASDKETELVVRDLDMAKLREVRDRWQFYRDRRPDAYPPLTAP; encoded by the coding sequence ATGAGCAGAGTGATCCGTGCCGCCCTCTTCCAGACCGCCTGGACCGGCGACAAGGAATCGATGATCCGGGTACACGAGCAGGCGGCCCGCGACGCGGCCGCGCAGGGTGCTCAGGTCCTGTGCTTCCAGGAGCTGTTCTACGGACCGTACTTCTGCCAGGTCCAGGACAAGGCGTTCTACGAGTACGCCGAGCAGATCCCCGAGGGCCCGATCGTCCAGCGCTTCCAGGCGCTCGCCAAGGAGTTGGGCATCGTCCTGATCCTGCCGATGTACGAGGAGGAGCAGCCCGGCGTCCTCTACAACACGGCCGCGGTGATCGACGCGGACGGCTCGTACCTCGGCAAGTACCGCAAGCACCACATTCCCCAAGTGCCGGGATTTTGGGAGAAGTTCTACTTCCGTCCGGGCAACCTGGGCTGGCCGGTCTTCGACACCAAGGTCGGGAAGATCGGCGTCTACATCTGCTACGACCGGCACTTCCCGGAGGGCTGGCGGGCGCTGGGGCTCGCGGGCGCCGAGATCGTGTTCAACCCGTCGGCCACCTCGCGGGGTCTGTCCGCCTACCTGTGGCAGCTGGAGCAGCCGGCCGCCGCGGTCGCCAACGAGTACTTCGTCGGTGCGATCAACAGGGTCGGCGTCGAGGAGTTGGGCGACAACGACTTCTACGGGACGACGTACTTCGTCGACCCGGAGGCCCAGTTCGTGGGCGAGGTGGCGAGCGACAAGGAGACCGAACTGGTCGTCCGCGACCTGGACATGGCCAAGCTGCGCGAGGTCCGCGACCGCTGGCAGTTCTACCGCGACCGCCGTCCCGACGCGTACCCGCCGCTGACCGCACCCTGA
- a CDS encoding PucR family transcriptional regulator, which produces MTTTAETWERLEPVLSVRQVLTLERVLAGEPEVVAGAGQLDRPVRWVHVAEAPDVGVMLSGGEMVLTTGVLLAGDEDKQAEYIRSLHRAEAAAVVLGLGRAFPAPPDVMRRVAERCGLPMVVLHRPFPFAELTEEVQSRLVRRKFAAVSLSEAVRTALTGLITAGAPLQRLLDEVATHSACPVVVTNLAHRVLATAGERSAVDDVLRDWERIARQAGGSEGDGWIRAELGGRGERWGQIVLCGHRGDTATGRLLAERAAEALVLHRMLGGNSAHTWEEQSAQSLLTDLVSKVVPARQLLPRARAAGLPVNRRTFVPLVVRDVEPAQLDRVIRLLGLPGLVAELADGAVAVLLSLARDQDASVLTANFAARVRSEAARTVVAAADPRTAWDDLPAGLREAQHVADAVADSSAVLDLPAVVRLKDVHLRGLVRLLRDDPHVQSFAERELDGLLCGSGDDLLAVLRTYLATGRNKSRTAQLHHVSRPALYRRLEVIQTRLGVDLDDFEQAASVHIALLAHDAQQG; this is translated from the coding sequence ATGACCACCACCGCGGAGACCTGGGAGCGCCTCGAACCGGTCCTGTCCGTCCGGCAGGTCCTCACCCTGGAGCGGGTGCTGGCCGGGGAGCCCGAGGTGGTGGCCGGTGCCGGTCAGCTCGACCGTCCGGTGCGCTGGGTGCATGTCGCCGAGGCGCCGGACGTCGGCGTGATGCTCAGCGGCGGCGAGATGGTGCTGACCACCGGGGTGCTGCTCGCGGGGGACGAGGACAAGCAGGCCGAGTACATCCGGTCCCTGCACCGGGCGGAGGCCGCGGCCGTCGTACTGGGCCTGGGCCGGGCGTTTCCCGCCCCGCCGGACGTGATGCGCCGCGTGGCCGAGCGGTGCGGGCTGCCCATGGTCGTCCTGCACCGTCCCTTCCCGTTCGCCGAGCTGACCGAAGAGGTGCAGTCCCGGCTCGTCCGGCGGAAGTTCGCCGCCGTCAGCCTCTCGGAGGCCGTACGGACCGCGCTCACCGGACTCATCACGGCGGGCGCCCCGCTCCAGCGGCTCCTCGACGAGGTCGCCACGCACAGCGCCTGCCCCGTCGTCGTCACCAACCTCGCCCACCGCGTCCTCGCCACGGCGGGGGAGCGCTCCGCGGTGGACGACGTGCTGCGCGACTGGGAGCGCATCGCCCGTCAGGCCGGCGGCAGCGAGGGCGACGGCTGGATCCGCGCCGAACTGGGCGGACGCGGCGAGCGGTGGGGTCAGATCGTGCTGTGCGGGCACCGCGGCGACACCGCCACCGGACGGCTCCTCGCCGAACGCGCCGCCGAGGCCCTCGTCCTGCACCGCATGCTCGGCGGCAACTCCGCGCACACCTGGGAGGAGCAGTCCGCGCAGAGCCTGCTGACCGACCTCGTCAGCAAAGTCGTACCGGCGCGGCAGCTGCTGCCACGCGCGCGTGCCGCCGGGCTGCCGGTCAACCGGCGCACCTTCGTGCCGCTGGTCGTGCGGGACGTCGAGCCCGCCCAACTCGACCGGGTGATACGGCTGCTGGGGCTGCCCGGGCTCGTCGCCGAGCTGGCCGACGGTGCCGTCGCGGTCCTGCTGAGTCTCGCCCGGGACCAGGACGCCTCGGTGCTGACGGCGAACTTCGCGGCGCGGGTGCGCTCGGAGGCTGCACGGACCGTCGTGGCCGCGGCCGATCCCCGTACCGCCTGGGACGATCTGCCGGCGGGCCTGCGTGAGGCGCAGCACGTCGCGGACGCGGTGGCGGACTCCTCGGCCGTCCTCGACCTGCCGGCCGTCGTACGCCTCAAGGACGTCCATCTGCGCGGCCTGGTCCGGCTGTTGCGCGACGATCCGCACGTCCAGTCGTTCGCGGAGCGGGAGCTGGACGGGCTGCTGTGCGGGTCCGGCGACGACCTGCTCGCCGTGCTGCGGACGTATCTCGCCACCGGCCGCAACAAGTCGCGCACGGCCCAGCTCCACCATGTCTCCCGGCCCGCCCTCTACCGGCGCCTGGAGGTGATACAGACCCGGCTCGGCGTGGACCTCGACGACTTCGAGCAGGCCGCCTCGGTGCACATCGCGCTCCTCGCGCACGATGCGCAACAGGGGTGA
- a CDS encoding aspartate aminotransferase family protein, whose product MTKDLLGRHRAVMPDWLALYYEEPLEITHGEGRYVWDSEGNRYLDFFGGILTTMTAHALPEVTKAVSEQAGRIIHSSTLYLNRPMVELAERIAHLSGIPDARVFFTTSGTEANDTALLLATTYRQSNTILAMRNSYHGRSFSAVGVTGNRGWSPTSLSPLQTLYVHGGVRTRGPYAQLSDDDFIAACVDDLVDVLGHTRPPAALIAEPIQGVGGFTSGPDGLYAAFREVLAERGVLWIADEVQTGWGRTGDHFWGWQAHGRSGPPDIITFAKGIGNGMSIGGVVARAEIMNCLDANSISTFGGTQITMAAGLANLNYLLEHDLQGNARRVGGLLVERLRAVAAQAPHVREVRGRGLMLGIEITRPGTDEADPAAASAVLEAAREGGLLIGRGGGHNTTSLRVAPPLSLTVAEAEEGAEILESALRSI is encoded by the coding sequence GTGACCAAGGACCTGCTGGGACGCCACCGTGCCGTCATGCCGGACTGGCTCGCCCTCTACTACGAGGAGCCGTTGGAGATCACCCACGGCGAGGGCCGGTACGTGTGGGACTCCGAGGGCAACCGGTACCTCGACTTCTTCGGCGGCATCCTGACGACGATGACCGCGCACGCGCTGCCCGAGGTCACCAAGGCGGTGAGCGAGCAGGCCGGGCGGATCATCCACTCCTCGACCCTGTACCTCAACCGGCCCATGGTCGAACTAGCCGAGCGCATCGCCCACTTGAGCGGCATCCCGGACGCCCGCGTCTTCTTCACCACCTCCGGCACCGAGGCCAACGACACCGCCCTGCTGCTCGCGACGACCTACCGGCAGAGCAACACGATTCTCGCGATGCGCAACAGCTACCACGGCCGCTCCTTCAGCGCGGTCGGCGTCACCGGCAACCGCGGCTGGTCGCCGACCTCGCTGTCGCCGCTGCAGACGCTGTACGTCCACGGCGGGGTGCGCACGCGTGGGCCGTACGCGCAGCTGAGCGACGACGACTTCATCGCGGCCTGCGTCGACGACCTGGTGGACGTCCTCGGCCACACCCGCCCGCCCGCGGCCCTCATCGCCGAGCCCATCCAGGGCGTCGGCGGCTTCACCTCGGGTCCTGACGGGCTGTACGCCGCGTTCCGCGAGGTGCTCGCCGAGCGCGGCGTCCTGTGGATCGCCGACGAGGTGCAGACCGGCTGGGGCCGCACCGGCGACCACTTCTGGGGCTGGCAGGCGCACGGGCGGTCCGGTCCGCCGGACATCATAACCTTCGCCAAGGGCATCGGCAACGGCATGTCCATCGGCGGTGTCGTCGCCCGCGCCGAGATCATGAACTGCCTGGACGCCAACAGCATCTCGACCTTCGGGGGCACCCAGATCACCATGGCGGCCGGCCTCGCCAACCTCAACTACCTGCTGGAACACGACCTCCAGGGCAACGCCCGGCGTGTCGGCGGACTGCTCGTCGAGCGGCTGCGGGCCGTCGCGGCGCAGGCACCGCACGTACGGGAGGTGCGCGGCCGGGGCCTGATGCTGGGCATCGAGATCACCAGGCCCGGCACGGACGAGGCCGACCCGGCCGCCGCGTCGGCCGTGCTGGAGGCGGCCCGCGAGGGCGGCCTCCTCATCGGCAGGGGCGGTGGTCACAACACCACTTCGCTGCGCGTCGCCCCGCCCCTGTCCCTCACCGTCGCGGAGGCCGAGGAAGGCGCCGAGATCCTCGAGAGCGCTCTGAGGAGCATCTGA